CCTTCGTCCTGTTAAACCATGTTACTTTTGGCTGTTCCTATCACCAATGTCCTCCCCCCAACATCCCACTCCAGTAACCGGTAGATTCTCCCTGTCCTCTATTCTGCTCCAATTCGTTAGCATTGCTCGGAACCTGCTTTAATTCCTCCATAGGAAAGAAAAGCCTTGCACCACTTTCCTCGACCCCTTTAAGATTCCCGAAGCCAGTTTCCAGTCCATCAAGGGAAAAATTCAGAGTCGGTTTGAAGTCTTGCATTGGAAACCCACTTGAGTATACCGTATTAGAATCAGAAACCGACATCGACATGAACGAACTCAAGCCTCTTGAATTAATACCAGTCTTCAAGAGCTCCATAGCATTGAGATGAGTTGAAGAGGAGGTAGAGTTCTGATGGTTGCTTTTGTGGCTATAGGGCACCTCAACGAACTTTGGCAAGCTATTATAGTCCTCAGTTGGTGGTGGGTAAGCTAGGTTAAGGTCTTGACCTTCATGGATTTTAGGGTTTTGAGGAGTAGGTGGGGTTGTTAGATCACCAAGCTTTTTAGATGAAGCTGCtgctggtggtggtggtggtggtgatgaTAAAGCCCTCTTGTTCTTCCTTGAACCACCTCCAACAGGAACATTCCTGAGGGAACCACCTTCAGTCCAATACCTTCGACAAGTTTTGCAGAAATATCTTGGCTGAGAAAGACTGTAGTTATTATAATAACAAAACTTGGTGTTGGTTGAATTGCACCTGGGACAGTTCAAAGCTTGATCGTTTTGAGGTCTAGTCCTTCTCTCCACCATACCTCTTGAAGCTTCCATGGGCTTAACTACCTCAATTCcctgaaatttttaaaaagacaaaaataaacaaaagaaaggggaaaaagccATGACTTCATGATCAAAGAAAGGTGTTTTGTTTCACAAAGtaaatagatttaaaaaaaaagtgaGATGAAATAAGAAACAAAACAAGACGGAGAAAAGCAAAGGACGCTGCTTTGTAGTCGAAAGATTATACAAccaataaaaacaaataaaaatagttttttttttatcagATGGTGGAAaaggaatgaaaaagaaaagtgcAGTACTTtcccaaaggaaaaaaaaaatgaaagatctTAAACGACAGCAACATAAATTCAACCATTAGGGGTGGCTGAACAACATCATCTCATAGCAAAAAAATGCGAAACCTTAAAGCAAGTAATCAACGAAAAAGAAGCCTCAAAACTCAAAGGTATTAGCTTTTAAAAACTCAACCCAGGAAAAAGAAAATCATGATTTCAtgtgaagaaaaataaaaaaagaaaaaggagacccTTATTTACCTGCGGCCTCTGAGCAGTATCCATGGATAAAAGAGTGAGAAAAAGGtggaaaaagaaagggaaaagcTATGAAGTATTCAAAGAGATGAAATTACCTACTTCGCTAGCGAAAAGCTGGTCTTAAAAGCCAAAAAAACTGAAACACAGAGAAATTTGTGGTGAGGTTCCATGTGCTGGCCTACTACTAATATGATATGAAAGAGAGAGATAGAGAGCGCACTTGAAACAGGGACACATTTGTCAGCTGCTGTTATTTCATTATCATtagaaaagaggaaaaaaaatggTATTATAACATTATACAAATGGGAAATTCGTGTACATTGCTTGCATACATGGGTTTTTTGGTTTTCTGAATAAAAAGGATTCTTAAATACTTGCAGTAGTCAATTACTTATCAATCTCGTTCTTTTGTTGGGATGTGTTAGTGCGTTTACGCTGTAGACTTTAGTTGGTTCTTTTCTGACCAGAGAGAATGAAACTTGAAGAGTGAGATTCCTCTCAGCGTTGAAAAATCTGGAACGAACCTGTCGGTTGGATTAGTTTAAAATTgttctttaaaatattttcaaattataCAACATTGTATTGTTGGATTTTTTATATGAAAATGGTAGATTTTATTTAGTTACTTATCGAAATAGTGTTAGGGATATTTTATTctactaaaaatataattttatcattttaatagtttatatttttataattttaaatgattaaattaatttttatcatttattagggataaaagtataattttatcgttattaatttaaaattttataaattataaaaagcgtaaatgaaaaaaaatcatttcaggAGGGTCCAGGGCCCCTGTCAACCCCCTCTTGGCTCTATCGCTGGGGATATCATAACATTCATAGTTATgattttgaaaaggaaaaaaaattaagtaaattatACCAACAGTTactcaactttcaaaaaataacaaattagTCAACCGTACCATTTTTCGTTACATCTTGACCTGTTATTTAACCAGCTACGTGACCATCCTAGCTGTTGTTTAAAGGGCTAGTTGGACAGTACAAGCAGGAGActagaaagaagaagaagagtgataagtgataagtgataaaagtaatatattttaatctcattattaaagtatttttggatgattatttattcaaattagtgaattttatgcTACTAATCATTtcaattcatgtttctatacttaggagagcatttgggagtaaAATGAGCGAAAAGTAATCTAAAATCGGACAAATAGAGTAGATTTCAGGAGCCACACGAGCTGGACACGCGGCCATGTGCCAGATCGTGTCGATTTCGCAAGTTGCATTCTAAACACGcagaaaaacataatttttaggcttttcgggcattctaaagtttataaataccaAATAGAATAAGAGAATAGGGAGCCATCAAAGAGTATTGAAGAAAACAACTTGAAGAACACCATTAAAATCAACTTTGAAGCAGATTTCCATCATGATTGaagatttctttttaatttctttgaagttctttatgattttctttatctTTTGTGGTTATattgactttgagatgtttttatttacaattatgaactaattctctagatacctagggaagatgaacctTATGgtgaattctattattttatttctttttatacgCGATAAATACTTAATTCTTGTTCTTAGTTATGTGTGTTTatctcttgttttaatatttttcgaatattatttcatgtttaatgtgcttaaattagaggaggaaaagtccttgtttaagagtagatctagcataattaaatggagttgcatgcaatcttagaaatatgacgacataaatctaccggattagagtcaaatctaatagggaatcaataaatcaaattaattcgataataggggttttaattagaaagaaattctaattaatcaacctagagtcaattgctCTTACTCTTAAAAGAGGTATTAgcttaatttagggatttttatgaATCAAGATacaaagtgaataaatcgtttaattcatattcataatgatagatgaagtctaggtggattctttcctaggtattgtttagcttcttggttattattaaattattttcctGATTTATTCTCTGTTGAgttctttagttaattaatttagtataTTTTAGCTTAAACCAATCACTCCAATTCTTCAGTTAAATAATAGGAaaacggtaattactagtacttttagttctcgtggatacgatatctctactcaccgtagctatactatttaTCGATTGGTGTGTTTGCCTTTGTCGTATTTTTAATTAGTTTCGTGACTATCAATTTTTTTGGCGCCATTCTTTGGGGTATGAAATATTAGGAaaactttatttctattaatttagctatttttattttattttattttaatatttttgttttaatttaatttttacattttaatttttcttttgtttgcttctagcaggttcttttggtttatgactagaggaaacccatcaggaccattactttttgacaataAGGTTGGAAGTACTGCTAGCAGAAATCATAAAGAGGCTAGAAAAGCAAGACAATGTGAATATAATATAGTAGACGAACAAGAGGAAAACAATATTATTGAGGAGATGGGTGACAATCAAAATATTCAACTATCTCCTGTAGATCCtgttcctcgtactatgtatattatatgtaacaacccgattttagctaaatcgaaatagtagttttgaaaccacaaatccgatgttaaaaaattattttaatattatttttggtgtttacagcatgtgatttgatatttgtaaaaattttgtgagctaattttatcgttttgattgctcaatttgagaaaaaggactaaatcgcgtaaaatgcaaaagtaccgttctattagctaaaggtgttaaacaactatagaaccttaaattttaaGTCCTTATGAGGTAAATAGTCCAATTGTGAGTTAGTGGATGATATTTGGTTTGGCATTTGTGTAAATatgaattatttttaatggtAAAGTAGTAAAAAGACaaataaaggttaataaaataaaaaaaatgaaatttgttaCCATCTTTCTCACTTGGAACCAAAATTGGAGAAGAAGAAACCCAAGGAATTAAATTTTCCATTAGGTCACTTTGAATcgttgattaaggtacggttttagctcggtttttgatgatttctatgtttttgtaaccgttgcagctcaatctagctagcccgcacctttaattttgaaaccgtttaagattttgagagtttccattgttgaatccatgtgttctttgatgtttaatgtttaaatatgaaagcttgatgatagttttacatgttttgttaagtgattttttgacaaaaatatcaaaaagggattaaattgtgaaatatgcaaattgagtggttgaaatgtgaaataaatgaattttttggGTCGCTAAGGGCACTATGGTAAATCGGCCAAGCTTGGGcttattgaaattatgtgaattttgtgtatttattaaatagagactaaattgtaaaaatgtgaaaatttaagGGCTAATATGCAAATATGCTTAAGTGTGTGTTattgactaaattgaaagaacatgtgattgaataatttaatttttaatatatatagttCAAGAAAAAAAGAattcgaatttagatcgggggaaaagtaaggttatcgagtagtcgaccCGATCCGTCAATTCCAAATACGAGTTAAGTTCGTATGCAATGAGCTtatttataattgtattttatatgctttgatatagcatgaattgtaaTTATGTGATTACGAACAAGTTCAGGAATGATTCGACAGTAATtcggaattactcaaggaaagccgattggtccatatcaaaagccggattcatcatcaagactgaagatctcccttcaattttcattcaggggttttgtgttttctttatgttttgtattcatttcttctgagatgttttcttctataattatgaactaaaccccctaaatacctaaggggaatgaaacctaagacggatcttgttatctgaattgtatgataaatatttgacttgttattaattatgtgttcttaattcttgttttaatattccaggatattgattcgagttaatgctcttattcagaggaggaatagaccctgtctaagagtaaatttgccataattaagtggagttgattgcacacctagagatagggtgataagatttagccggattagggtgaaacctaataaggggatccatagatcgagttaaagcaacactagggcgttaattagaaagagatttcaattaatcaacctagggttagacattattagtctcgagagagataataatataacttagggatttctacggatcaagtcaaatgaataaatcgtctgattcagagtcaaataacaagtgaagtctaggtggatttttccttgggtattgtcttaatcaatcgagttttcccaaaagcttttttccaattttctctctatgcactctcagtttagttaattagtttagataaacaaatctcttaatttttaggctagataattgtaacaccccaaacccgagaccatcgccggtgtcggacacgaggggttaacgagacaaatcctcttaaagtaccgaccaatttggcatttctggacaggctggaaaactgcatcaccgtcgtcttaaaaatcatatctcgagtttcaaaactcggaaactggtttcgtaaattttccctgaatttagactcatatactcatccatggatttatttttagaatttttggttgtgccaattggtacagtttattagttaaaatcacccatgttacagggatcgactgctctgaccttcgcgcgttagaacttgaatatctctctgtacagggctttaatactggtgccgtttatttctaatgaaactagactcaaaatggaatctgtacatataaggcatgactcctaattctttctggataatttatggtaaattttcaaagtcgcgacaggggacccagaaaccgttctggccctgtctcacgagaactttaatatttctcagtatactgctcatatggtcgtttcgtttcgtccatataaaaatatattcatcaaggttcagttccataatttactcactatttaattctacttctactattttagtgattttcaatctcatctcactgctgctgtccgcaacagttactgcagtagactatgccaatttcatgaatttttccttggccttaatcatccatcatacatgacacaaattatggccaccttatcaaaatttgagtttctaagactcgtggctataggttctagcatcccactcgacgaccacataggccattttcacatggcttaaagtttacaacccacaattcgacaaaatataatagcctatacatgccaaatgttcttcaacaacaaaaacaataccacaagatttcagccggtgtgatgacttcaacgacggttccgaaacgcacgcaacaatacgagtccaagagacctaaaatgggtgacaagaaaacaccgagtgagtttacaactcagtaagtcataagcattcatcaatccaccgataaagttactactacatgtacaacaaatgaggctaggtactcgtccatatcgaatctataccataatacctcggacctttcggtccaatctcgtaccaattcatacatccacatttcatattctacacaacaagataatcaagcatttttacacattaactcattttccagcacaaccatacaatttcaatcatcacatagatttaaggcttaccaaattcaaccccaagcatgaacgtattctctattcgtcatgagctcgaggtacttaccgatccgctgtccatactcaattcaatggagacacacctccatatatatagagtacgcacacacagtgcttactactcgatttcgcacacttagtgccacgtaatttaagcccgcacacacaattgccataccctccgagctcacACAcccggtcagtatttttccagcttgcacacttagtgccatatatttccaaagacgcacacttagtgccgatcttgtcaccgtacacacgtgtgtgcaagacacttagtgccgaaagcaaactttctacacatttcactatttcttttacattcaacaaatgtcatcactccatacacatacattttcatttatatatatatatcatcccattaaacacaattgcataaattttacaatcatttaagcaatatcaaatacgtgcttaatgacttacctcgtgttgggtaaaatagttccaagtcggctactcgatgaccttcgtctttccttgcttgattctccttctttaactccttgagcttaatcaataaatcactagtttaaccatcttgctaaacattcataattcaactacacatgcatatgtatgcttgtatattcagcaaccattcttactaatctcccatttggtcgattatacacctaaccgaatatgcaccaaaacttgattcaacattacctacatactcactttaatggcgaatatatatatatatatgtacaatgtcaactaacatcttttaatcacctaatttcatctcatgaacatttaatcaaattttcccaatctagcatatattttcacatccatttgtaacatcatgtacaaacacatatacacatatatcaaaacacaaattttacctatcatgcaacaagcataaatcgcacttatgagcatgccatggcgaatacatcccacaccatcccctttcaatttttggtcatggttaaacaaagaaaactccatgtcttactcaa
Above is a genomic segment from Gossypium arboreum isolate Shixiya-1 chromosome 8, ASM2569848v2, whole genome shotgun sequence containing:
- the LOC108472072 gene encoding dof zinc finger protein DOF1.8-like isoform X1; the protein is MDTAQRPQGIEVVKPMEASRGMVERRTRPQNDQALNCPRCNSTNTKFCYYNNYSLSQPRYFCKTCRRYWTEGGSLRNVPVGGGSRKNKRALSSPPPPPPAAASSKKLGDLTTPPTPQNPKIHEGQDLNLAYPPPTEDYNSLPKFVEVPYSHKSNHQNSTSSSTHLNAMELLKTGINSRGLSSFMSMSVSDSNTVYSSGFPMQDFKPTLNFSLDGLETGFGNLKGVEESGARLFFPMEELKQVPSNANELEQNRGQGESTGYWSGMLGGGHW
- the LOC108472072 gene encoding dof zinc finger protein DOF1.8-like isoform X2, producing the protein MGIEVVKPMEASRGMVERRTRPQNDQALNCPRCNSTNTKFCYYNNYSLSQPRYFCKTCRRYWTEGGSLRNVPVGGGSRKNKRALSSPPPPPPAAASSKKLGDLTTPPTPQNPKIHEGQDLNLAYPPPTEDYNSLPKFVEVPYSHKSNHQNSTSSSTHLNAMELLKTGINSRGLSSFMSMSVSDSNTVYSSGFPMQDFKPTLNFSLDGLETGFGNLKGVEESGARLFFPMEELKQVPSNANELEQNRGQGESTGYWSGMLGGGHW
- the LOC108472072 gene encoding dof zinc finger protein DOF1.8-like isoform X3, whose product is MEASRGMVERRTRPQNDQALNCPRCNSTNTKFCYYNNYSLSQPRYFCKTCRRYWTEGGSLRNVPVGGGSRKNKRALSSPPPPPPAAASSKKLGDLTTPPTPQNPKIHEGQDLNLAYPPPTEDYNSLPKFVEVPYSHKSNHQNSTSSSTHLNAMELLKTGINSRGLSSFMSMSVSDSNTVYSSGFPMQDFKPTLNFSLDGLETGFGNLKGVEESGARLFFPMEELKQVPSNANELEQNRGQGESTGYWSGMLGGGHW